One stretch of Lentimicrobiaceae bacterium DNA includes these proteins:
- a CDS encoding TetR/AcrR family transcriptional regulator, which produces MKEENTDINQVLITTARDAFLQKGFRATSMREISEKSGVGLSNIYNYFESKDELFKAVLTPFLHTFEKTMIEHTEVSSDTNVEMYTSEKFQAETIRNYLKIFHQYRPELKLLFYASQGSCYENFYEMLIDSNTRLSLEYMRLIQEKNPHLAINVSTFFIHVCCVCWVSLLKEIAGHDELSDEEIERFISEYVRFGSAGWEALFKVSK; this is translated from the coding sequence ATGAAAGAAGAAAACACCGACATAAATCAGGTATTAATAACAACGGCGCGCGATGCCTTTTTACAAAAAGGTTTTAGAGCTACGTCTATGCGTGAAATTTCTGAAAAATCGGGAGTGGGATTGAGCAATATATACAACTATTTTGAAAGCAAAGACGAATTATTCAAGGCTGTGCTGACACCATTTTTACACACTTTTGAAAAAACAATGATTGAACACACGGAAGTGAGTAGCGATACTAATGTGGAAATGTACACATCCGAAAAATTTCAAGCAGAAACAATACGTAATTATTTAAAAATTTTTCATCAGTACAGACCTGAACTTAAATTGCTCTTTTATGCATCGCAAGGCTCATGTTACGAGAACTTTTACGAAATGCTTATCGATAGTAACACCCGTCTTAGTCTTGAATATATGAGGTTGATTCAGGAGAAAAACCCTCATTTGGCTATTAATGTTTCAACATTTTTTATACATGTATGCTGCGTGTGCTGGGTAAGCTTACTCAAAGAAATTGCCGGACATGATGAATTATCAGACGAAGAAATAGAACGCTTTATATCGGAATACGTTAGATTTGGTTCTGCCGGCTGGGAAGCTTTATTTAAAGTTAGTAAATAA